A region from the Brassica napus cultivar Da-Ae chromosome C8, Da-Ae, whole genome shotgun sequence genome encodes:
- the LOC106368354 gene encoding mitochondrial import inner membrane translocase subunit PAM16 like 2 → MAGRIIAQLIVMGSGILGRAFFQAYRQALANASKTGVAQEAMQNAVRKAGKSITEQEARQILGVTEQTSWEEIVQKYDKLFENNAKAGSFYLQSKVHRAKECLEEVYRSKSTPS, encoded by the exons ATG GCAGGGAGAATCATTGCGCAGCTCATTGTGATGGGTTCTGGTATATTGGGTCGTGCTTTCTTTCAAGCCTATCGTCAGGCTCTTGCTA atgcGTCTAAAACCGGCGTTGCGCAGGAAGCGATGCAGAACGCAGTACGTAAAGCAGGAAAATCCATTACTGAGCAAGAGGCTAGGCAGATTCTCGGTGTAACCGAGCAGACCTCTTGGGAAGAGATAGTACAG AAATACGACAAGCTGTTTGAGAATAACGCCAAAGCTGGGAGCTTTTACCTTCAATCTAAAGTTCATCGAGCCAAAGAATGTCTTGAAGAGGTGTACAGGAGCAAAAGTACACCTAGTTAA
- the LOC125574935 gene encoding PTI1-like tyrosine-protein kinase 3 isoform X2 has protein sequence MRRWLCCVCHVEEPYHSPENEHLSSPKRYNDKKPQAAVKPDVLKEPPAIDVPALSLDELKEKTANFGSKVLIGEGSYGRAYYATLEDGKAVAVKKLDNAAEPESNFEFLTQVSRVSKLRNENFVQLFGYCVEGNLRVLAYEFATMGSLHDVLHGRKGVQGAQPGPALDWIQRVRIAVDAAKGLEYLHEKVQPAVIHRDVRSSNVLLFEEFKAKIADFNLSNQSPDMAARLHSTRVLGTFGYHAPEYAMTGQLTQKSDVYSFGVVLLELLTGRKPVDHTMPRGQQSLVTWATPRLSEDKVKQCVDPKLKGEYPPKAVAKLAAVAALCVQYESEFRPNMSIVVKALQPLLRSSTPAATPPQET, from the exons ATGCGTAGGTGGTTGTGCTGCGTTTGCCACGTCGAAGAGCCTTACCATTCTCCTGAAAATGAACACCTGAGTAGTCCTAAGCGCTATAATGATAAGAAACCACAGGCTGCTGTGAAGCCTGATGTGTTAAAGGAGCCTCCAGCTATTGATGTCCCTGCGTTGTCATTGGATGAGTTGAAAGAGAAGACTGCTAACTTTGGATCAAAGGTGTTGATCGGTGAAGGATCATACGGAAGAGCTTACTACGCAACTTTGGAAGATGGGAAAGCCGTGGCGGTCAAGAAGCTTGATAACGCAGCTGAGCCTGAATCGAACTTCGAGTTCTTGACTCAGGTCTCGAGGGTCTCGAAGCTGCGGAATGAGAATTTCGTTCAGCTGTTTGGTTACTGTGTTGAAGGGAACCTTCGTGTTCTTGCTTATGAGTTTGCTACGATGGGATCTTTACATGATGTTCTACACGGGAGGAAAGGTGTGCAAGGAGCGCAGCCAGGTCCAGCTCTTGATTGGATCCAACGGGTGAGAATAGCAGTTGATGCGGCTAAGGGACTTGAGTATTTACATGAGAAGGTTCAGCCTGCGGTGATACATAGAGATGTTCGGTCTAGCAATGTGCTTCTCTTTGAAGAGTTTAAAGCCAAGATTGCTGATTTTAATTTGTCGAATCAGTCTCCTGATATGGCTGCTCGTCTTCATTCTACTAGAGTTTTGGGAACGTTTGGTTACCATGCACCAGA GTATGCGATGACTGGTCAACTGACGCAGAAGAGTGAtgtttatagttttggtgtGGTGCTTTTGGAGCTCTTGACTGGTAGAAAGCCTGTTGATCATACGATGCCTCGTGGCCAACAAAGTCTTGTCACTTGGGCCACTCCAAGGCTGAGTGAAGACAAAGTGAAGCAATGTGTTGATCCGAAACTCAAAGGAGAGTATCCTCCTAAAGCAGTtgcaaag CTTGCGGCTGTTGCAGCCTTGTGTGTACAATACGAATCAGAGTTTAGGCCGAACATGAGCATTGTGGTTAAAGCTCTACAACCTTTGTTGAGGTCATCAACACCAGCAGCTACTCCACCCCAGGAAACTTAA
- the LOC106368352 gene encoding extensin-2-like, which translates to MATPAWSLAGKTHLVVAVLAMLVGLTLATEPYYYSSPPPPYEYKSAPPPVKSTPAPYEYKSPPPPPPYSYHSPPPPVKSPPPPYYYHSPPLPVKSPPPPYYYHSPPPPVKSPPPQYYYHSPPPPVKSPPPPYYYHSPPPPVKSPPPPYYYHSPPPPAKSPPPPYYYHSPPPPVKYPPPPYYYHSPPPPVKSPPPPYYYHSPPPPVKSPPPPYYYHSPPPPMKSPPPPYYYHSPSPPVKSPPPPYYYHSPPPPVKSPPPPYYYHSPPPPVKSPPPPYYYHSPPPPMKSPPPPYYNNSPPPPVKSPPPPYYSKSPPPPVKSPPPPYYYQSPPPPPKTYSPPYYYSSPPPPVKSYSPPYYYTSPPPPVSYLHPHPHPHPKPLVFKVVGKVYCYRCYDWTYPKKSHDKKHLKGAVVEVTCKAGDKTVKAYGKTKINGKYAITVEGYNYRKYGGEVCTAKLHAPPKGSPCNIPTSYNMGNKGGKLHVKSKTKYEVVLYAKSFAYAPEKPYEECHKPAPYHPPYYYKSPPPPTPVYYYKSPPPPAPTYLYKSPPPPTHSPTPYYYHSPPPPVKSPPPPYYYHSPPPPVKSPPPPYYYQSPPPPVKSPPPPYYYKSPPPPVKSPPPPYYYHSPPPLVKSPPPPYYYHSPPPPVKSPPPPYYYHSPPPPVKSPPPPYYYHSPPPPVKSPPPPYYYHSPPPPVKSPPPPYYYHSPPPPVKSPPPPYYYHSPPPPVKSPPPYYYHSPPPPVKSPPPPYYYHSPPPPVKSPPPPYYYHSPPPPVKSPPPPYYYHSPPPPVKSPPPPYYYHSPPPPVKSPPPPYYYNSPPPPVKSPPPPYHYNSPPPPVKSPPPVYIYASPPPPIHY; encoded by the exons ATGGCAACTCCGGCATGGAGTCTTGCCGGCAAGACTCATTTGGTAGTTGCTGTTTTGGCAATGCTCGTGGGTTTGACCTTGGCAACGGAACCTTATTACTATAGTTCTCCTCCACCACCCTACGAATACAAATCTGCACCACCTCCGGTGAAATCTACTCCCGCACCGTATGAATATAAATcccctcctcctccaccaccatattCTTATCACTCACCGCCTCCTCCGGTGAAGTCCCCTCCTCCACCTTATTATTACCATTCACCTCCTCTTCCAGTgaaatctccaccaccaccgtaTTATTATCACTCTCCGCCACCACCGGTGAAATCTCCACCACCACAGTATTATTACCATTCTCCACCTCCTCCGGTGAAGTCTCCTCCTCCACCTTATTACTACCATTCACCCCCTCCTCCGGTAAAATCTCCTCCTCCACCTTATTACTACCATTCACCTCCTCCTCCGGCAAAATCTCCTCCTCCACCTTATTACTACCATTCTCCACCTCCTCCGGTTAAATATCCACCACCACCGTACTATTACCATTCTCCACCTCCTCCGGTgaaatctccaccaccaccttACTATTATCATTCACCGCCTCCCCCAGTGAAATCACCTCCTCCACCATACTACTACCATTCCCCTCCTCCTCCAATGAAGTCTCCACCACCTCCATATTACTACCATTCTCCGTCTCCTCCGGTGAAGTCTCCTCCTCCACCATACTACTATCATTCACCTCCTCCCCCGGTGAAGTCTCCTCCGCCACCATACTATTATCATTCACCACCTCCCCCAGTgaaatctccaccaccaccatactactaccattctcctcctcctcccatgAAATCTCCCCCTCCTCCTTACTACAACAACTCCCCACCACCACCGGTGAAATCTCCACCACCTCCTTATTACTCCaagtctcctcctcctccagtgAAATCCCCACCACCCCCATACTACTACCAAtcacctccaccaccaccaaaaACCTACTCTCCACCTTACTACTACTCATCCCCACCACCACCAGTCAAATCATACTCTCCACCGTACTACTACACATCTCCACCACCGCCGGTCTCATATCTTCACCCCCATCCTCACCCACACCCAAAACCACTTGTATTTAAAGTTGTTGGTAAAGTTTACTGCTATAGATGCTACGATTGGACCTACCCTAAAAAGTCACACGACAAAAAGCATCTCAAAG GTGCTGTCGTGGAGGTGACATGCAAGGCAGGAGACAAAACGGTCAAAGCGTACGGTAAGACAAAGATAAATGGTAAATATGCAATCACCGTGGAAGGGTACAACTACCGCAAATACGGCGGCGAGGTATGCACGGCCAAGTTACACGCGCCACCAAAGGGATCACCTTGTAATATTCCTACAAGTTACAATATGGGTAACAAAGGAGGTAAACTTCATGTGAAATCAAAGACCAAGTACGAGGTTGTGCTTTACGCCAAGTCCTTTGCTTATGCACCTGAGAAGCCTTATGAGGAATGCCATAAACCAGCTCCTTACCACCCACCTTATTACTACAAGTCTCCGCCGCCCCCAACTCCGGTTTACTACTACAAGTCGCCGCCGCCACCTGCCCCAACTTACCTCTATAAGTCGCCACCACCTCCAACTCATTCTCCTACACCGTATTACTATCACTCACCTCCACCACCGGTTaagtctccaccaccaccatactattATCATTCGCCACCTCCACCGGTgaaatctccaccaccacccTATTACTACCAATCTCCTCCACCTCCAGTGAAATCTCCCCCACCTCCATACTACtacaagtctcctccaccaccggtcaaatctcctccaccaccttaCTACTAccactctcctcctcctctggtCAAATCTCCTCCACCGCCATACTACTACCACTCTCCTCCTCCACCAGTTAAATCACCACCTCCTCCATACTATTACCATTCACCGCCTCCGCCAGTCAAAtccccaccaccaccatattACTACCACTCCCCACCCCCTCCAGTgaaatctcctccaccaccatattaTTACCATTCTCCACCTCCTCCGGTGAAATCTCCACCACCTCCATATTATTACCACTCTCCTCCTCCACCAGTCAAATCACCGCCGCCTCCATATTATTACCACTCTCCACCTCCACCAGTGAAATCACCTCCTCCTTACTACTACCATTCACCACCCCCGCCAGTGAAGTCACCTCCACCACCGTATTACTACCATTCTCCACCTCCTCCCGTgaaatctcctccaccaccatactATTATCATTCTCCCCCTCCTCCCGTGAAATCACCTCCTCCTCCTTATTACTACCACTCACCACCTCCACCAGTcaaatctccaccaccaccatattaTTATCATTCTCCACCTCCTCCAGTAAAATCTCCCCCACCACCATACTACTACAACTCACCTCCTCCACCAGTcaaatctccaccaccaccgtaCCATTACAACTCTCCCCCGCCTCCCGTAAAATCTCCTCCTCCAGTCTACATCTACGCATCTCCACCACCTCCCATCCACTACTAA
- the LOC125591178 gene encoding uncharacterized protein At3g49140-like — MVIAAASSFSLGPSHCHHHSYTDDFPSYKRHGSARNRAFDGSASANLSVLSSRCKIPSFGSAFHVPTGGHDLGLTKVSVAADYSDSVPDSSFYGYHPLEDLKPGKRVQETKLSPAEVARTTVEANSSAVLVFPGAIHCEPHDHNSWSEFKYVIDDYGDIFFDIPDDVNILEDPGASNPVKAFFGMDVPRYENSRLHEEYNISDIGNLDQIIFDDHYFEMMDSEAGDIPVDWGMPDTSNGVHPIYFAKHMSKAISMNYDRKMDYPSNGVSILACLRPAFLDEESYIRRLFLSEDRDDYSWEVQGDENPNASSRDDENDMSSSLYRLEIVGIELLSLYGTESSISLQDFQDAEPDILVHSTSAIIERFNNRGVSSDIALKALCKKKGLHAEEANLISVDSLGMDVRVFAGAHVQTHRFPFKTRATTEMAAEKKMHQLLFPRSRRRKLKSNDESLKDAYR, encoded by the exons ATGGTGATCGCAgctgcttcttctttttccctcg GTCCATCTCATTGCCATCATCACTCTTACACGGATGACTTCCCTTCCTACAAAAGACACGGCAGCGCAAGAAACCGTGCCTTTGATGGATCTGCCTCTGCTAATCTCTCTGTTTTAAG TTCCAGATGCAAGATTCCATCTTTTGGTTCAGCCTTTCATGTACCAACCGGTGGACATGACCTTGGCCTCACCAAAGTTTCCGTTGCTGCTGATTACTCTGACTCTGTTCCTGATTCTTCTTTCTACGGCTATCATCCTCTGGAAGATCTGAAGCCTGGCAAAAGAGTCCAGGAGACAAAACTCTCTCCTGCTGAAGTAGCAAGGACTACCGTCGAG GCAAACAGCAGTGCGGTGTTGGTGTTTCCTGGAGCTATTCACTGTGAACCACATGACCATAATTCATGGTCTGAGTTTAAGTATGTCATCGATGATTATGGAG ATATCTTCTTTGACATTCCTGATGATGTGAACATCTTAGAAGATCCTGGAGCTAGTAATCCAGTG AAAGCCTTTTTTGGAATGGATGTCCCACGCTACGAAAACTCAAGGCTCCATGAGGAATATAACATTTCGGATATTGGTAACCTTGACCAAATCATCTTTGATGACCATTATTTCGAG ATGATGGATTCTGAAGCTGGAGACATCCCTGTAGATTGGGGAATGCCTGACACTTCCAACGGTGTTCATCCTATCTACTTTGCCAAACACATGTCAAAGGCTATCAGCATGAACTATGACAGGAAAATGGACTATCCATCTAATGGTGTATCCATACTGGCATGCCTTAGGCCAGCTTTCCTCGACGAGGAATCCTATATAAGAAGACTGTTTCTCTCGGAAGATAGAGATGACTATAGCTGGGAGGTTCAAG GTGATGAGAATCCAAACGCTAGTTCCAGAGATGACGAGAACGATATGAGTTCTAGTCTATATAGATTAGAGATTGTGGGAATAGAGCTTCTCTCCCTCTACGGTACAGAG TCTTCTATAAGCTTGCAAGATTTTCAAGATGCTGAACCAGACATCTTAGTACACTCTACTTCTGCAATCATTGAGCGGTTCAACAACAGAGGGGTTAGTTCAGACATTGCCCTGAAAGCTCTCTGCAAAAAGAAAGGTCTTCATGCAGAG GAAGCTAACCTGATCAGTGTTGATAGCCTTGGTATGGATGTGAGAGTTTTCGCAGGCGCACATGTCCAAACTCACCGTTTCCCTTTCAAAACCAGA GCTACAACAGAAATGGCAGCAGAGAAGAAGATGCACCAGCTACTGTTCCCTCGTTCACGCAGAAGGAAGTTGAAGTCTAACGACGAGAGTTTGAAGGACGCATACCGTTAA
- the LOC125574935 gene encoding PTI1-like tyrosine-protein kinase 3 isoform X1: MDSDYHRRGLAANDTSPGNFVRLDKPRAVDDLYIGKRGKMRRWLCCVCHVEEPYHSPENEHLSSPKRYNDKKPQAAVKPDVLKEPPAIDVPALSLDELKEKTANFGSKVLIGEGSYGRAYYATLEDGKAVAVKKLDNAAEPESNFEFLTQVSRVSKLRNENFVQLFGYCVEGNLRVLAYEFATMGSLHDVLHGRKGVQGAQPGPALDWIQRVRIAVDAAKGLEYLHEKVQPAVIHRDVRSSNVLLFEEFKAKIADFNLSNQSPDMAARLHSTRVLGTFGYHAPEYAMTGQLTQKSDVYSFGVVLLELLTGRKPVDHTMPRGQQSLVTWATPRLSEDKVKQCVDPKLKGEYPPKAVAKLAAVAALCVQYESEFRPNMSIVVKALQPLLRSSTPAATPPQET; this comes from the exons ATGGATTCAGATTATCATCGCCGTGGTCTGGCG GCGAACGATACTTCACCAGGCAACTTTGTTCGGCTTGATAAACCGAGAGCTGTAGACGATCTTTACATAGGTAAGAGAGGGAAGATGCGTAGGTGGTTGTGCTGCGTTTGCCACGTCGAAGAGCCTTACCATTCTCCTGAAAATGAACACCTGAGTAGTCCTAAGCGCTATAATGATAAGAAACCACAGGCTGCTGTGAAGCCTGATGTGTTAAAGGAGCCTCCAGCTATTGATGTCCCTGCGTTGTCATTGGATGAGTTGAAAGAGAAGACTGCTAACTTTGGATCAAAGGTGTTGATCGGTGAAGGATCATACGGAAGAGCTTACTACGCAACTTTGGAAGATGGGAAAGCCGTGGCGGTCAAGAAGCTTGATAACGCAGCTGAGCCTGAATCGAACTTCGAGTTCTTGACTCAGGTCTCGAGGGTCTCGAAGCTGCGGAATGAGAATTTCGTTCAGCTGTTTGGTTACTGTGTTGAAGGGAACCTTCGTGTTCTTGCTTATGAGTTTGCTACGATGGGATCTTTACATGATGTTCTACACGGGAGGAAAGGTGTGCAAGGAGCGCAGCCAGGTCCAGCTCTTGATTGGATCCAACGGGTGAGAATAGCAGTTGATGCGGCTAAGGGACTTGAGTATTTACATGAGAAGGTTCAGCCTGCGGTGATACATAGAGATGTTCGGTCTAGCAATGTGCTTCTCTTTGAAGAGTTTAAAGCCAAGATTGCTGATTTTAATTTGTCGAATCAGTCTCCTGATATGGCTGCTCGTCTTCATTCTACTAGAGTTTTGGGAACGTTTGGTTACCATGCACCAGA GTATGCGATGACTGGTCAACTGACGCAGAAGAGTGAtgtttatagttttggtgtGGTGCTTTTGGAGCTCTTGACTGGTAGAAAGCCTGTTGATCATACGATGCCTCGTGGCCAACAAAGTCTTGTCACTTGGGCCACTCCAAGGCTGAGTGAAGACAAAGTGAAGCAATGTGTTGATCCGAAACTCAAAGGAGAGTATCCTCCTAAAGCAGTtgcaaag CTTGCGGCTGTTGCAGCCTTGTGTGTACAATACGAATCAGAGTTTAGGCCGAACATGAGCATTGTGGTTAAAGCTCTACAACCTTTGTTGAGGTCATCAACACCAGCAGCTACTCCACCCCAGGAAACTTAA
- the LOC106363618 gene encoding cytochrome b561 and DOMON domain-containing protein At5g48750-like, with translation MSLSSRAVLVVMCFLFLSCTPLFTSATTTTVQGLQPRCESHIFNNGKHYRSCKDLPVLDSFLHFSYARETGVLDVAYRHANLESSSWIAWAINPTKKGMLGAQALVAYRNSTSGVMRAYTSNINSYATMLQESPLSFRVTQVSAEYLDGEMTIFATMVLPPNTTVVNHLWQDGPLKEGDRLGMHAMSGDHLKSMSTLDLLSGQVTATKSVNGNILLVKRIHGLVNTVSWGILMPIGVMAARYMKTYETLDPTWFYVHVVCQLTGYLAGLLGGLGTAIYMALHTGMRSTAHTVIGILIFCLGFLQILALKARPGKDHKYRTYWNWYHHTVGYVVVVLSVYNIYKGFVILQPGSGWKIAYTAIICAIGAFAIVMEILQFKKRWGSLFVKKSEDLQEANQSAFKKEILKFMNRWGDKTPEDLEANQYASTEVV, from the coding sequence ATGTCTTTGTCTTCAAGAGCCGTTCTCGTCGTTATGTGCTTTCTGTTCTTGTCGTGTACACCACTCTTTACGtcggcaacaacaacaacagttcAAGGACTTCAGCCTCGATGTGAATCTCACATCTTCAACAACGGAAAACATTACCGTTCTTGCAAGGATCTTCCCGTGTTAGACTCGTTCCTACACTTCAGTTATGCTCGAGAAACCGGAGTTCTCGATGTTGCTTACCGTCATGCCAATCTTGAGTCTTCTAGTTGGATCGCTTGGGCCATAAACCCGACCAAAAAAGGCATGTTAGGCGCTCAAGCTCTCGTGGCTTATCGTAACTCAACATCTGGCGTCATGCGTGCTTATACTTCAAACATCAATAGCTACGCTACTATGCTTCAAGAGTCTCCTCTTAGCTTTCGTGTAACGCAAGTATCCGCCGAGTATCTTGATGGAGAGATGACGATATTCGCAACTATGGTGCTGCCTCCTAACACAACCGTTGTGAATCACTTATGGCAAGACGGTCCGTTGAAGGAAGGAGATAGACTTGGGATGCACGCAATGAGTGGAGATCATCTCAAATCCATGTCCACTTTGGATTTGCTTTCCGGACAAGTCACCGCAACCAAATCAGTTAATGGAAACATATTGTTGGTCAAGCGAATCCATGGATTAGTAAACACAGTGAGTTGGGGGATTCTCATGCCTATTGGAGTTATGGCAGCACGTTACATGAAGACCTACGAAACATTAGATCCCACATGGTTCTACGTACACGTCGTTTGTCAGCTCACCGGATACTTGGCCGGTCTTCTCGGAGGCCTTGGAACAGCGATCTACATGGCATTGCATACCGGGATGAGAAGCACAGCGCATACCGTGATAGGGATTTTAATATTCTGTTTAGGGTTCTTGCAAATACTTGCGCTCAAAGCAAGACCGGGTAAAGACCACAAATACAGAACATACTGGAACTGGTATCATCACACGGTGGGATACGTGGTGGTTGTGCTGAGCGTGTACAACATATACAAAGGGTTTGTTATATTGCAACCTGGAAGTGGATGGAAGATCGCATACACCGCCATCATCTGTGCTATTGGAGCGTTTGCAATTGTGATGGAGATCTTGCAGTTCAAGAAGAGATGGGGTAGCTTGTTTGTGAAGAAATCGGAAGACCTACAAGAAGCTAATCAAAGTGCTTTTAAGAAGgagattttgaagtttatgaaCAGATGGGGTGACAAGACACCGGAAGACCTAGAAGCTAATCAATATGCTTCCACTGAAGTGGTCTAG